A region of the Bacteroidales bacterium genome:
GGCTTCGGTAAGTATCCTGTCAATTCCTTCTGAAATTGCCTGTTTTTCTACCTGTTTTGATCCCGGAACGATCCATGCGGTTATGTTATCCGCTTTTTTCTTTCCTTTCACAAACGAGGCAAACTGGCGGAGGTCTTCGATCCTTCCGTTTGTGCAGCTTCCGACGAAAACATAATCAACCGGTTTGCCCATCATCGGCGTAGCCTGGTTGAGGTTCATGTACTGCATGGCCTTTTCAAAGGTGAGTTTGTTCGATTCGGGAAGCTCCCTGCTGTCGGGTATCCGGCCTGTAACTCCAACTCCCATACCCGGATTGGTTCCGTATGTGATCATCGGTTCAATATCTGCGGCATCATAATGCAGCTCAAGATCAAAAACAGCTTCCGGATCGGAAACCAGCGTTTTCCAGTAGGTGAGTTTCTTATCCCATTCGCCGTCTTTTGGTGCAAACTCACGATCCTTAAGGTATGCGAAAGTTGTCTCATCAGGAGCAATCAGACCACCCCTGGCGCCCATTTCAATGCTCATGTTGCAGACTGTCATGCGGCCTTCCATGGAAAGCGAACGGAAAGCAGAGCCGGCATATTCGATAAAGTATCCTGTGCCACCGCTGGCGGAAATCTTTGAAATGATATAAAGGATAAGATCTTTGGCTGTAACACCTTTGCCGAGTTTCCCGTCAACCGTGATCCGCATTTTCTTAGGCTTGGGCTGCATGATACACTGAGTGGCGAGCACCATTTCCACCTCGCTTGTTCCGATTCCGAAGGCAACACAACCGAAAGCTCCATGTGTAGATGTGTGGCTGTCGCCGCATACAATCGTCATACCCGGCTGGGTAAAGCCCATCTCAGGGCCGATCACATGCACAATGCCCTGTTGAGGGTGGTTAAGACCATAATGCCTGATGCCGTGTTTCTTTGTGTTTTCAGTGAGCTTATCCACCTGGGTGCGTGAAAGCAGGTCGTGGATGGTCATATGCTGGTTCACTGTGGGAACATTGTGATCGGGCGTAGCCAGCGTCTGGTCGGGCCTGAAAACTTTCAGACCTCGTTTATCCAGTCCCGCAAAAGCCTGAGGACTCGTCACTTCATGAATCAGGTGCCTGTCGATGTACAGCACACTGGGACCGTCTTTTAACTCAGAAACCACATGCGCGTCCCAAACCTTGTCGAATAATGTCTTAGCCAATTCTGTACGATTTAATGTTAAACAATTTTATTGATTGCACTGATCAAAGCCTCTACCGAAGCAGTGAGAATGTCGGTATGACCTGCGAAACCATAATACAGGTTACCGCGGTTTTCAATCTGGATATGAACCTTTCCGACATCATCGCTTCCGCGTGTGATGGCCTGTATGAGGAATTCCTCGAGCTTGATGTTGTGTCTTACGATACTGCGGACTGCCTTAAAGGCAGCGTCAACGGGACCGTTTCCTGATTCAGTTGCTGTAAAGCTTTCCCCGCTGATGCTCAACGTAACGGCTGCCATGGGGATTGCCGATTTACCGCCTATGATTTGTAAGTGCTCGAGCTTAATCCGGCTGCCGTTTGCACTTTCATTGCCCACAAGGAGTTCAAGATCTTCGTCCTTTACCTCCTTTTTGCGGTCGGCTACTTCAAGGAATTTAGTATATACCTGTTCCAGTTCTTCTCCTTCGAGCTGGTACCCGAGGTTTTGCAGTCTGTGTTTCAGGGCGGCCCTTCCGCTCCGCGCCGTAAGGGCAATGATGGATTCATTGATACCCACAGTTACCGGGTCGATGATCTCGTAGTTTTCACGGTTTTTCAGCACGCCGTCCTGGTGAATACCCGAAGAATGGGCAAATGCATTCCGGCCTACGATTGCTTTATTGGGCTGAACCGGCATGTTCATCAGGGATGATACCATGCGGCTGGTTTTATAAATATTTTCGGTTATAATACCTGTGTCAATTCCTATGTTTTTACGGCTTTTGAGGATCATCACCACTTCTTCGAGTGAAGTGTTTCCGGCCCTTTCGCCAATACCGTTAACTGTAACCTCAACCTGTCGGGCGCCGTTCAGCACCGCACTGATGGAGTTGGCAGTGGCCATGCCCAGGTCGTTGTGGCAATGGGTAGAAATGACTGCCTTGTGGATTCCTTTTACATTTTCAACAAGGTAACGGATTTTAGCACCGTATTCTTCAGGAAGGCAATAACCGGTGGT
Encoded here:
- the leuC gene encoding 3-isopropylmalate dehydratase large subunit, giving the protein MAKTLFDKVWDAHVVSELKDGPSVLYIDRHLIHEVTSPQAFAGLDKRGLKVFRPDQTLATPDHNVPTVNQHMTIHDLLSRTQVDKLTENTKKHGIRHYGLNHPQQGIVHVIGPEMGFTQPGMTIVCGDSHTSTHGAFGCVAFGIGTSEVEMVLATQCIMQPKPKKMRITVDGKLGKGVTAKDLILYIISKISASGGTGYFIEYAGSAFRSLSMEGRMTVCNMSIEMGARGGLIAPDETTFAYLKDREFAPKDGEWDKKLTYWKTLVSDPEAVFDLELHYDAADIEPMITYGTNPGMGVGVTGRIPDSRELPESNKLTFEKAMQYMNLNQATPMMGKPVDYVFVGSCTNGRIEDLRQFASFVKGKKKADNITAWIVPGSKQVEKQAISEGIDRILTEAGFELRQPGCSACLAMNDDKIPEGKYAVSTSNRNFEGRQGPGARTFLASPLTAAAAAITGKITDPRDFL
- a CDS encoding 2-isopropylmalate synthase produces the protein MSDRLFIFDTTLRDGEQVPGCQLNTVEKIEVARALEALGVDVLEAGFPISSPGDFHSVEEISKVVKYPVICALTRAVEKDIDVASEALKYAKRKRIHTGIGTSPYHIKYKFNATPEEIIERAVAAVKYAKNYVEDVEFYAEDAGRSDNEYLARVIEAVIKAGATVVNIPDTTGYCLPEEYGAKIRYLVENVKGIHKAVISTHCHNDLGMATANSISAVLNGARQVEVTVNGIGERAGNTSLEEVVMILKSRKNIGIDTGIITENIYKTSRMVSSLMNMPVQPNKAIVGRNAFAHSSGIHQDGVLKNRENYEIIDPVTVGINESIIALTARSGRAALKHRLQNLGYQLEGEELEQVYTKFLEVADRKKEVKDEDLELLVGNESANGSRIKLEHLQIIGGKSAIPMAAVTLSISGESFTATESGNGPVDAAFKAVRSIVRHNIKLEEFLIQAITRGSDDVGKVHIQIENRGNLYYGFAGHTDILTASVEALISAINKIV